CTTTTCCTCTCAAAGGTCtggtggtttctttctttctttcttttttttctgtcccagtcttcctgttccctggAGTGTAGTATACATGTGCTAACTTCGGTCTGTCCTCAGCATGACCTCCGTGTTATGTAAAATACCCATTGGTTCTGTAAACGGAAAATATGACTCAACccaccctgcctgcctctgattgGCTCCTGTAGTACTAAAACCCTGCACCTGTGCTGGTTACATGAATAGCGTCAGCCTGCCGTTGCTTAACCCTCGGGTTACCAAACCCTATGCCCATGACACTGGCCTGTGCAATGCAGATTTCAAAAGCCAGTGAGGAGGTGTGTAGcacatgtttcaaaaaaaaaaggcatcaccATTATTATCAAAGAAGCACGTTCCAGGAACTGAACACTTCTTCACGGCAAACAGTTTGCTCCTCTTTGCTAATCGGTATGTTTCAATAGTTAGTGCAAGGTCAGATACAAACTCACACTTTGAGGACTTTTTAGGGGGCCCTGGAGTTAAAGGTAAAAGTGAACAGGTAGGGCAAGCCCTGGGTCACTATATTCAGCAAAGTAACTCACTCCCACAGGACAATCCTCCAGTCTACATCTTCCTACCACAGATGCAGACTGTCTACAGAATGAAGTATGATGTATCTCGCACAGCTTCCTGAATTCTCTTGGTGAAACCTCCACTTCAAATCTTAATGTCTCCTTATTCCCTTATCGAGCACATCTCGTCCTTTATGAGGTAAGCCAAGGGCTATATTTAGCAGTGCATGCTAGCCAACTTCCATTTATTATTCAATGTGGTTATTTTCTGAAGATGGAGCTGACGAGATGACTAAAAACTCACCAGAGAATGTGAGCAAACTATTGCGGggcctgggggggcgggggggagtgCCCAGACTGAAATAGAGCAGGAATGCAGTGTGATAGGGATGGCTGGAATTCTGCAAAACCAACAGCCTAACTAGCTCTGTAATGCCTTCTAGGTACAGGAGAGCGCCACTTGACGGGAGCAAGGATTTGACCACCTTTTGCAGTTAATATATTCCAGGACAGGTGAACACCTTTTTCCCCCCAGAAGTCTGACCTTTCTGACAAGAGGAAATAAGCCTGAGCCAGGGACAGAAGCAGGAAAGGGCATCTGGTCATCAGGCAGtatccacaaaaacaccaaggtgTCTCTAGGCTTCGCTACACTCCATCCAATAGAGCAGAGAATGAACCAAGCTTGACCATGAGTTTCCAGAAGCAGGACTTAATACTAAACCAGGAAAGACCCGAGCCCTAGAGTTCAGCTTGCACCTAACTGCGTGACCTGTAcctttattttttagtatttattttatttttggttccaAGAGGCCACAAGAGGTGCTGTGGCAGCTGCTCACCTCTCCTCCGTGGAGAAGACGAACTTCCTAAGCTTCAGATCCCCCAGCACAATGGCCGACTGGTGGCAGTGGGCCACGGCCGAAACAATCTGCTTGAAGAGCCGAGCGGCCTCCTCTTCCCGAAGCCGTTTCCGGCTCCGCACATAGGAGTGCATGTCCCCAAAGTCCTTCTCGAAGAAGACATAGGCCTTGCTCTCCCCGAGGATCACTTCCACGATGCCAGTAATGTTCCTGTGCGATGGCAGCTGGATGTAAGGCCTGATTTTGTCCTGGTAGTGTTTAATGGGAAACAcctgcagagcagagagagaaagcgaCCTGTTTAAGGGACAGAAAGTCAGGGGCTGCCTGCCTCCCAGGTCCCACATGAAGCTACACTGAAGTGTTCAACTTTTGAATACTCCGTTCTCTCTACCATAGCTCCAGCTGCTATGATACCCTTGAAACTCTGGGCTAGCAACTTCCCAAGTCCCATAGGATGATTGGAAGAACCACCTTCTACACATGCTTTTGTCTTATAGGGGCCATCGGCTCCTGGGAACCAAGCCCAGCTCCCTGATACGGCTCTTCCTAACAGATGATGCTGTATGTAACTAATGGAACGTATCCCCCCAGCATCCCTAAGGGCGAAAAGCAACAGTTAAACATTGCATGCGTCTCCTGCAAACCCAGAAGGCTCAGCCCAGCACAGTCAAGGAACTTGGTGACTTTGCAGCCTCcaaggggaagcagaggcagccaacAGGAGGAGCTGTCATTAGTCAGAAGGAACCGATGACTTGGGGGGGACAGACTGACACGGCAGCCTTAAGCAACCTGCCTATGGTTGTGACTCAGGTGGAAGCAGCCTTGAGTTACCTTTCTTACAGGAGGGGATGGGCACCTCTGAAAGGCCgttttttcatgtttgtttacacgcccgcccccccccccccgccctatTGCCCCACCCCCAGAATGGGTAGCAAATCCTCTGAGAAGCTGCTGGTCTCTTTAAGGGCCTTTTGTTCAGTCCGGTTACTCATATCCTAGACGCAACTGGAAATGGTGACACACGGGCTGTCACCATCTGGATTCAGCTATTATCTGCTCGGAGGAACTGGAAGGGGTTGCACAATGTCCCAGACCCACCCCACCTCTGAGGTGGCTGCTCTGGTACCAActgggggtaaaaaaaaaaaaaaaaaaaaaaaaaaaaaaaaaaaaatccctctgctGCCCTCTCCCCGCGCCCCATCCACCCCGCCACACAAGTTTCTCTCCCAAAACTGTTCTCATCCACCAAGAAGAAAAGAGTTTCTTTCTCTGGGCTTGACCACGCATCTGAGATTTCACGCGGGTGGACAGTAGGTGGCAGCAGCAAGCggggagtcggggggggggggggggggcgggttcaGGTGAGTGGCTGAAAACCCAGGAGCTACTTTTAACTCCAGGAGAATGAAAGGAGTCGATGGGACTTCAAGGTGGGCCGGAGGTGTGAGTGTCCGGCTCACAAAGCGTCCTCGACTACGCATTCTCCAGGCGAGCCGGGCCATCCCGTATCTAACATTGCAATGAAAATTGTCGGTCGCAAACTAAAGCGAGTGGAAGCGAGCCCCTGGGAGTTTTTTCACACTCCTACGCAGGCCTGAAGCCCCTCCCAGGCTTAAGCCCCTCCACCCCCGGTCCCACTGTTCCCCTGGGTGGGCTGTATTCTGGTTCCAGAGGGAATTCAAGAACCCCCTCGGTAGAAGCCTGACACCGTCTACGCAGAGCCTATGCCATGAACCTCCGGCAAAGAGCTGGCCAGTTGCGCCAAGCCCCGAGGAGGCACCCACTGCAGGGCGTCCTTCCAGgacagggggaggaggggagggatgaGAGCAGGGCAATGGCATGGCCCTGGAATCCATTGCAATTCCAAACTTAAATGGAACGCCACGCGCTAGCTACACTGAGCgccaaagaaaagaacagagataaaaaagaACTGAACCCTGCACTTCCTCTAGACCGCCGAACCCTCACCATTAACACTCCACAGGAAACCCCTCTACCTCCAAAAAGGCGAAGCTGACCAAAATGCCTCCTTATCCGACTCAACGCCCTTAATCTGCTCCGCCAAACCCAAGCGCTGGCCGGAGCGTGATCCGGGTGGCCCGGAACCCCAAGCACTTCTGTAGACCACCCAGGCCCGCAACCCCCGCCCCAGGATGCTTACCTTGCAGCGCAGTTCGCGGCCGGTGTGGATGCACAGCGCCCGGGACACATGCTCGCGCTCAGCTAGGGGCAGCAGCAGGTAGTCGGCGATGCGGCTGGGCCCGGGTGCGCTCGCACAGCTGCCGCCGGTCCCCTGCGCGGAGGGCGGAGGCTGCGGGCTGCAGGGCGAGCCCGGGGGACTGAGGTAGTCTGGGGGGCTCGAGCATTCAGAGAGGCGCGGACATTTGGCCGCCACAGCCGCCGCGTCGTCCGCGTCCAGCAGGCGTTTGGTCGGGGTACCCCGGGCAGCCGGGAACAGTAGAGCCGGACCGCGGGGCTGCGAGGCGCCGCTGAGTGCAAAGCGCACGGGACCGACCCGCATCGCGGCCCTGGCCGGAGCGGCCCCGGCTTTGTAAATCCCCGGATCCGCGCGGCGACTTCTTCCAGCCCTCGGGATGGAGTTTGCAGATGGAGCTTGGATCGGCCCCCAAGAGGAGCAAAACGAGAGCCGTTCCTGTACGCTGGGGTTGCACACGAGGACCACGCTGGCCACACGTCTGAGCCCGGGAGGCCGGTTGGGGTCCCCAGACCCCCGCAGGCACTAGGTCTAGGCGCCTCGCTGGCGGCGGGGGCAGCTATTGTTGCCGAGGCTGTGGATAGTCCAGGACGTGGAGGCGTCCCGAGTTCCCGGGTGCTGAGCCTTGAGGACAGGATTCCGCAGGCTCGGCGGCTTCAGAGAGCAAACGCACTTCCCAAAGCAATTAGTCTTGAGTAAAAGCCGGCACAACTTTTTCCGCGCCGCTCGGGATCCTGCGCGCTCCTGGGCTCCCGGCGTGTGAGCGAGCGAGCGAGACGCGCTCAGAGAGAGTGACtgaatatgagtgtgtgtgccgCACTGATCCCGGCCAGTgcactccttctccttttcctccacctcctccgcCTCCCAGTGACTCAcgctgtatacacacacacacacacacacacacacacacactcacaggccgGGCTGTGTAAACAGTTGGGAAGCCGGGTTGTGCAATGAGGTGGCTGCGACGACTCCGGGCCCCGTCGCCCGGCTCACAGTCACCGGAGCGGAGGGAGGAgactgggggggggaggggtaatGGAGTTGGAAGCTGGGACAGCGGGGGTGGCCGGAGGCCTGGGGATGCTCCCAACAGCGCGCGCCTGGGCGCAGGTGGGACCGTCCTGGGCCGTCTtgggcgcgcgcacacacgcccCCCGGGCTAGGCTGGGCAGCAGGCTGCGCGCACCCTACCGCAAGCCCGCTGGCTCCGCGCTGGTAGCCGAAGGAGGGGGCGGAGGAAAAGCTCCCGTGACGTCAGGGTCCCGGGGAAGTGGGCGGGAGGGGCGGGGCGGCGGGGGCGAAGCGACTGCTGATTGGTGCGCGCTCATCATTCACACAACACAATGGATCTCCAGCTCCCCGGCCGGCTCGCGCACCTCCGGGCTCCGCACCGGCAGCTGGCTGCAACCCAGCGGTCACGCCTTTACTCCGGTGGGACCTCCCCGCGGCTTTGCACTTGGGGAGCTCCCGGTGGAGCTGTGGGCGCCGCCGAGTCGCGGCTACAGCCGGAGGAAGGGGCGAGAGGGAAGGTGATGAATTCCATTATCAGTCATTCACCCCCACGCGGTAGTTCCGGGGAAGACCTGTGCGTGGTAGtgaatgtggctttttttttttttccttttcctgcctcctcccagcTCTAATCCCCAGCGTCTGTTCGCTTCCACAAATAGAACCTTCTGTTGgatgaaataaaagcaaacactGGGCCTTctgctctgcctccacctccacgcCCCTCCCGCGCCTGCCGCCCGCCCGGATAGCACGGAAATAGCTTCTCCAGGCTCCTGGGCCGCCCCTTCGCAGTGACTCGCAGAAAGAGCTTCCTGAGCTCCGGCCGGTGGGAAACAAAGGATGTGGGGAACTGGCGGAAGGGGCCCACGTGGCAGCCGCCAGATTCCTGTCCCCTCCCACCTCCGTACACGCCCCAGGGTCTAGGGCTCCGGTGCGGTCCAGGGTATTGGGGTATTCTATCCACCGCCAGGGATAGATAACTACCTGCATCCGGACAAGTTCGTGTGTGTGCGTTCATGAAGCATTAGTTGGTGCTCTTGAAATTGGCTTACCCTGCTCTGGAAGCAGCTTGCAGTCACATTTTGTGTTGTTAGGTGTTTTTGTGTTGtattctcccctcctccccctttcgCAAACCAGGTCAGTTTGGAGTCCCTGGATCCTCACTCAGCATAGATTAGATACCTATTATCAAAGTCCTTTCTTGTACTTATGCTGAATAATTAATTTTCTAAAACCAGGTCAAGCCCAAGAATAAATCCTTTTCATTATTAATTCTCCAACCATTCAACAAACGCTAATTAAGCATCTCCAAGGGTTAGACGCTGGGGATTAGAAGATTTAAATTGAAACGGTAATGATAGTTGGCATCAGTCGTGGTCTTGAgagggggacggggggggggggggagacaggctCCTTGTTCTTAGCACTTTGCACACGTTGCTGCACTTCAGTTCTATGCTCGATTTACACGGTTACGTTTTTGCCCTAGTTGATAAAGAAACGGAAGCCTAGAACTCTTAACCTCCTTGCTGTGGTCTCCTGCGTCTCCTCCTTCAAAGGCTAAGTGAAGCACACAAGCTTATTGTGCACTCatggagtctcagaagagactccaATTTGCGGAGAAAGGAACCATTAGGGAAGCCTCCATCTGCAGCGCCCTGGTCCTGGGATTATGAGTGCTGCTCAGAGGAGAGCTGTGAACAGTGGCTGGCCAGGGATGCACAGAAGGGCAGGGCAGCTCCCAGCAAGGCAGGGAGCTGAATCTTCACAGGTTGTTGGGACCAGGTATGTTTAAGAAGTTTCTCTAGGTCCGGAGGAGGTTTTCTACCTGGCCAGATGCTCTCCTGCAGGAATCTAAAGATTTGCTGAGCTGCCAGCTGGGCGTCTGTTACTGGATGATGAACCCAGTATGGTTCTGGGCATCTTAACCTGAATGTTGTACCTTCCCTTTTAAGTCTCCACAGACCATCATTGTTCCATGACACTTCAGCTAAATATGTGTCCTTTCCTACCCTGCTCAGCTCCCTGGGATGGCCTTTGAAAACTCAGTGCTCTCTTGCCTAGTATGACCAGTGGGAGGCTCTGGAAGACCATGAGCAGGTGGGAAACAGAGGAGAATTACCGGGAGACATATTTCTCCCTGCTTGGGGCATCCCGCTGTAGCAGCCTGTTTTTTGATGATCCCTCACGTTCATCCTTTTTGAGACTGAATTTTCCTTCCTGCTTGCTGCAAGAAGCTCTTTTGGAAACCGCTGTGACTGAAAAGAGTCACGTTGCCCTTCACAGAAGGCCCACATTCCAGTGTCTTTATGGTGGAAGGATAATGCCCGGGCCCTCTCGCCAGGGCCTGTACCACCTCTGCATTCCCAGTTTCCAAGTTCCCAGCTGGAGGCAGCTGAAGCCTTCTTAGACTGCAGTGAGCCCAGCTATTCCTCCTGCCCCATCCAGCTCCTCCCCTGCCTTCCACTTCCTGCATTCTGTTTCTCATTTCCAAAATGAGTACCTCCTGGGGAGCCCAGCCCGTGGCACCCTCTCTTCATGGGCCCAACTCTCACTGTAAGGATTCTGGCTACTGGGATCCGGTGATACTACCTTGTCCTCCAGTCCTAGGGTGACAGCAACTTCCTGGTGTTAAATTCTGAGTCACCCTCAGCACGatgctttgttctgttttattcctGCTTTTCCAATACCTTTGGAACCAGTTCCCCATATTAAATTCTACTGAACTTGTTGACCTGAACTCTGTTTTCTTGTGTAGCCCCTTCTCTGCCTGACTCCATCTTAGTGCAAGGCTGTATACTGAATTGCTTCAGTGAGCTTCTGAGCCATGAAACCACCCTGCAGCCAACAGCAAATACCTACTATGTGTCAGGGTACctgctaagtgctggggttacaggcatacacAAAGTAAAGCTgccctctgtggtggtattgtgttccccaaaatattgtgcaccctaataaacttatctggggtcagagacagaacaaccacaatattaaacatagaggataggcagtggtagcacacgcctttaatcctagcattccagaggcagagatctacctggatctctgtgtgttcaaggatacagccaagcatagtgacacacgcctttaatcccagaaagtgagcctttaatcccaggaagtgatggcagataacagaaaggtatataaggcgtgaagaccaggaactagaagcatttggctggttaagcatttgactggttaagcttttaggttttgagcagcacagttcagctgagagccattcggatatgaggacacagaggcttccagtctgaggaaacaagatcagctgagaagttggccaggtgaggttagctatggcttgttctgtctctctgaccttccagtattcaccccaatacctggcctcaggtttgattttattaataagaactgttaagattcctacTACAGCCCTCTACtcccttaattctttttttttttttcttcccacaacTATAAAGTAACTCTGGAAATTTGAACCTGATCACATCAGGCCCTGGCCAAACACTAAGGACTCACAGAGAAAATCCACAACCCATAATAGAAAAGTAGACCTGCACTCAGGTCCCCCTTCATTTTCAAGACTGTCTTCCTCATCTCCCGCTCACTGTCCTACCCATGCCTGGTCCTGGCCGGGCCCCAAACACACCTGCCAATTCACACCTCTGCACAGATGCCCATCGTGTTCCTTCCCACCAGAACCTCCTCCCTCTGCGAAGCTGATGAGCTCCAACTCATCCCAGGGAGATCACCCATGTTCCCCCAGCGGCTGCAGCACGGTGTGAATGGCATCCGAGTGCTGTGAAGTCACATCTTCTGTGACCctttccactgagccacattcccaggaAAGAGAGAGGTCAAACCCTATTTATTCACTGTAGTCCCAGCTCAAGGTCTGTCACAAAAACAGGGGTTCAGCAAGTGGGCATGGAATGAGGGTCACCCACAGGGACTGCCAGTGATGAGAGACtgttggaaaaacaacaacaacaacaacaacaacaacatttggGCAGAGACAGGGCTGGAAACTCCATGACACATTTCAGAGTTCAACACAGAGGCCCAGAAGATGAGAGGCTGTAGATGGCCCAAGAAAGCAGGaacttgggttggggatttagctcagtggtagagtgcctgcctagcaagcgcaaggccctgggttcggtcatCAGCTCCGGGGGCCAGCtgggggaaacaaaaaaaaagaaagcaggaactTAAGCTTTGAAGCTGTGTGTGCAGGAATGGACACACAGACCACTGGCAGAGTCTGCCATCTGGTAGGGCAAGAGACAAGGGAGAGAAGTTGTCTTGATTTTGGTCCTGGAGCTTTCTTGTCCTCCGAGTCTGGACTGAACTTCCCTCCAGCTTCTCGGGCACTGACCTGCCAAGTCAACTGCTCTTTTTATACCTTGATTGCCTCACCTGTGAAAAGGGTATAAGAAAGACTTGCTTTTCTTTCCCTGCAAGGGAAACAAATAGAAGAATGAAAAGTGCTTTGGGGTAATTGGCTTGTACATAACTGTGAGCTGAGCCGGATTATGAaggcttgccataggccagaatTCAAAAGACCTTTACATGAAAACCCAAGACAATGAATAAAACGTATTAGTCAATAGGATGCAAGCAGGAAGTAATTCTTCCCGGTTAAATGGTGATGTTGGCTCTGTAACAATGCCTACCACATGGTGCCAGCTCCTTTGGTACATTGGCaatgtgagttagaagccagaaTTATCACTGATTTGGCGTGTGGGTGTGAGCACATGTTCCGCATAGCCTCAGCAGTGTACTGAGTTGACACCTGGTACTCAGTACTGGTTAAGTTGGAGGGGAGGTTGATTTACCTCTGACTTTTCAGGAACTTACTTGTTGCACAACACAAGGAAGCCCTATTGATTTTTCTGGATGAGGCTGAGCTACTGAGGCGCTCAGGCTTAATTCATTCTGGTGCAAAGGAAGGTACATGGCCCCAATGCTGGAGGGTTCTGAGTGCCCCTGCATCAAGCAGGAACATGGTGCCACCTGAAGTCCCATTTCCACCTCCCCGctgttgtggaataatattttagtatactgtaaagatgggtctctgcctaaggcaccttctgattggtttaataaaaagctgaatggccaatagctaggcaggagagaataggcgggacttccgggaagagagaggaactcagaggGTTAGAATCGAGGTGAATGAGAGATGCTAGTGAGGTGCCAAGCAAGTTGGACTTACAAAATGGGAGAGGcaaaaagccatgtggcagaacatagatgaacagaaacaggttaatttaagttctaagagctagttgggaacaagcctaagctaagggccaaactttataattaataatacatctctgtgtcattatttgtgggctggtggtcccaaaaCAAAGTTGGACTACACCCTGTTTCTCTGCACCCAAGTCTTCCAAGCCACACAGCCTATGTGGATTGGCACATCACATTCCCTAAACCCAGATTCCAAAGGATGAATAGCAAACTTTGGAACCTATTTAGGGAAGACAATATTTCAAAAGCTGGGACAAAAATAGACACGTATTATGTTGCTACCATGTACCAGACCCTTTCCTATTGTTTGATGTTCAAAGCAATCTTAGAAGATGCTAACACCCTCTGAATGGATGCAGGACCAGGCAAAGAGAAGCTAAGCAACCTGTAGGGTGTCATGCATCTGGAAGGTGACTGCTAGAATTAGACCCTGGCTGGCAGATCCCAGATATGCTTTTTTTCTACTTAGGTACCATGCCTCTCACCAAATGAAGAGAAacgtgtttgttttgagatgtcgTCTTACTACATTGCCTGGATTGGCCTCGAACTTCTAGGTTCAAGTGAGCTTCCAGCCTCGGgcttctgagtagctgggactatgaGTATGCACCAATGTGTCCAACTAGTGAAGAGGAATTCTGTCCAAGCACTTCTTTTATTATAAGAGCAGAGATCTTCGCAGGCCTTCTCCAGGCTACTATCGGGGGTAGACAGTGGACAAGAGGACAAATGAGGCTTCTACTCTATGACtgtgtctcctcctcttcctgcctgtGCTCCAGCCATCGCCAAACATGGGTGTCGGAGGCAGGCCCTGGATACTGAAGCTGCTGTGTCCAAACCCCAATCGCACACACCCCATTGTCCATTGGCTCTTAGCCACACATTGATAACAGGTCACCTAAGGCCAGAAAAAGACTCCCATGGCTGAGTATGGTCAGTGGTCCATCTTATAATCCTAACACTctgaaggctgagacagaagcacagatctagcctggtctataatagccagacactatctcagaaagaaaaaaccaacccctcaccccaccccacccctggttGAGGTTGTAAGGATTAGTGGTACAGTGTCTGCCTGCCATGcataaggctctgggttcaattcccagcacacacacacacacacacacacacacacacaattaagtcAGGAGTCAggtgtgcacacacctccacacctgtaatctcactATATGGGAGATAGCAGTTCAAgg
This genomic interval from Peromyscus eremicus chromosome 20, PerEre_H2_v1, whole genome shotgun sequence contains the following:
- the Trib1 gene encoding tribbles homolog 1, whose protein sequence is MRVGPVRFALSGASQPRGPALLFPAARGTPTKRLLDADDAAAVAAKCPRLSECSSPPDYLSPPGSPCSPQPPPSAQGTGGSCASAPGPSRIADYLLLPLAEREHVSRALCIHTGRELRCKVFPIKHYQDKIRPYIQLPSHRNITGIVEVILGESKAYVFFEKDFGDMHSYVRSRKRLREEEAARLFKQIVSAVAHCHQSAIVLGDLKLRKFVFSTEERTQLRLESLEDTHIIKGEDDALSDKHGCPAYVSPEILNTTGTYSGKAADVWSLGVMLYTLLVGRYPFHDSDPSALFSKIRRGQFCIPEHVSPKARCLIRSLLRREPSERLTAPETLLHPWFEYVLEPGYVDSETGSSDQIVPEYQEDSDISSFFC